One Rickettsia akari str. Hartford genomic window, GATTGACGGGCAGGGTAATTTCGGCTCTATCGACGGTGATAATGCAGCAGCTATGCGTTATACCGAATCACGTATGACGGAAATATGTACTTTATTAATGGTAGACATTGATAAAGATACGGTAGATTTTCGCCCTACTTATGATGATTCCGATTTAGAACCGATAATAATGCCGGCAAGTTTTCCGAATTTACTAGCTAACGGTTCTGAAGGGATAGCAGTCGGTATGGCAACCAATATACCGCCGCACAATTTACATGAGCTTTGTGATGCTCTAATACATTTAATCGACCACCCGAACGCTGAAATTAATGATATAATGAACTTTATCAAAGGTCCTGATTTTCCAACAGGCGGTATAATTATTGATAAAGCTGAAGTTATTAATGCTGCATATAATACCGGACGCGGTAGTTTTAGAGTGAGAAGTAGATGGGAAAAAGAGGCGTTAAGTTACGGTACATATCAGATAGTCGTAACCGAAATACCTTATCAGGTTCAGAAATCAAAACTTATAGAACAAGTAGCCATATTACTAAAGGATAAAAAAATCCCGCTTGTTAGCAATATTAGAGATGAATCAACCGACATTATAAGGTTGGTTATAGAGCCAAGAGACCGGAGTTGTGATCCGCAGATAGTTATGGAGTCTTTATTTAAGCTAACTAATTTAGAAAGCCGCATTCAGCTAAATATGAATGTGATTGGCAGTAATAACGTGCCTAGAGTAATGAATATTTTAGAGGTTTTACAAGAGTTTTTAGCTCATAGACAAAATATTGTTACTCGCAGGTCAACTTATCTTGTGAATAAAATCAAGCATCGTTTAGAAATTCTAGCAGGGCTTAGAATAGCTTATCTAAATCTTGATGAGATAATTAAAATTATTCGTGAAGAGGATGAGCCGAAAGCGATAATGATGGAGCGGTTTAAACTAACCGAAATACAGGTAGAAGCAATATTAAATACTCGTCTTCGTTCGCTACGCAAGCTTGAAGAGCATGAAATTATTAATGAGCATAGTAATTTGCAGAAGCAGCAAGCTATATTAGAAGAGATTTTAAATAATCCTAAAGAGCTATGGAAAATAGTTAAAAAAGAAATCAAAGCAGTACAAATGCAATTTGGATTAAATACCGTAATAGGAGATAGACGTACAAGCTTTGAAGAAGTAACGCTTACGAATCAAGTAGTTGATATAACAGCGTTTGTTACTAAAGAGCCGATTACTATTATCTGCTCAAAAATGGGGTGGGTGCGTTCACTAAAAGGTCATAACACCGATTTATCGAATATTAAATACAAAGAAGGTGATGCAGAGAAGTTTATT contains:
- the parC gene encoding DNA topoisomerase IV subunit A, translating into MKEAKIENIDFGNALSERYLAYALSTIMSRSLPDVRDGLKPVHRRLLYAMLQLKLEPNSGYKKCARVVGDVIGKYHPHGDVAVYDTLVRLAQHFSLRYPLIDGQGNFGSIDGDNAAAMRYTESRMTEICTLLMVDIDKDTVDFRPTYDDSDLEPIIMPASFPNLLANGSEGIAVGMATNIPPHNLHELCDALIHLIDHPNAEINDIMNFIKGPDFPTGGIIIDKAEVINAAYNTGRGSFRVRSRWEKEALSYGTYQIVVTEIPYQVQKSKLIEQVAILLKDKKIPLVSNIRDESTDIIRLVIEPRDRSCDPQIVMESLFKLTNLESRIQLNMNVIGSNNVPRVMNILEVLQEFLAHRQNIVTRRSTYLVNKIKHRLEILAGLRIAYLNLDEIIKIIREEDEPKAIMMERFKLTEIQVEAILNTRLRSLRKLEEHEIINEHSNLQKQQAILEEILNNPKELWKIVKKEIKAVQMQFGLNTVIGDRRTSFEEVTLTNQVVDITAFVTKEPITIICSKMGWVRSLKGHNTDLSNIKYKEGDAEKFILEAYTTDKILIVSSEGRFFTLLADNIPKGKGTGESIKLLVDIGNNDITNILVHKPDQLLLLASSVGKGFLVNSNEVIAQTKTGKQVMNVPDGHACIACLHVAGDAVACIGESRKLLVFNVDEIPEMKKGQGVTLQKFKNAKLLDIKIFNKEDGLCWNNNGKVKLEKNIIAFLGQRGSTGKLPPMGFPKNNRFSS